The following proteins are co-located in the Acidimicrobiales bacterium genome:
- a CDS encoding YebC/PmpR family DNA-binding transcriptional regulator translates to MSGHSKWATIKHKKGAADAKRGKLFAKLIKQVEVAARQGGGDLDTNATLRTMYQKARNASVPIDTIDRAVKRGTGELEGVNYESITYEGYAPGGVALLIEVLSDNRNRTGSELRSLLSKNGGSLAEPGAVAWQFERKGTIKVAKSASEEDVMLVGLDAGAEDVQDLDEHWEVICEPSNLHPLRAAFDDAGIEVLEEDNSMVPTNTVPISDVAGANAMLKLVDALDDHDDVQDVFSNADIPDEILAEL, encoded by the coding sequence ATGTCAGGCCACTCCAAATGGGCAACGATCAAGCACAAGAAGGGTGCTGCCGATGCCAAGCGGGGCAAGCTCTTCGCCAAGCTGATCAAGCAGGTCGAGGTGGCCGCTCGTCAGGGAGGCGGCGATCTCGACACCAACGCCACGTTGCGAACGATGTACCAGAAGGCCCGCAACGCTTCGGTGCCGATCGACACCATCGACCGGGCCGTCAAGCGGGGCACCGGTGAACTCGAAGGCGTCAACTACGAGTCGATCACCTACGAGGGCTATGCCCCCGGCGGTGTGGCCCTGCTGATCGAAGTCCTTTCCGACAACCGCAATCGCACCGGGTCCGAGCTCCGCTCGCTGCTGTCGAAGAACGGTGGATCGCTGGCGGAACCGGGCGCCGTTGCCTGGCAGTTCGAGCGCAAGGGCACCATCAAGGTGGCCAAGTCCGCGTCCGAGGAAGACGTCATGTTGGTCGGCCTCGACGCCGGGGCCGAAGACGTGCAGGACCTCGACGAGCACTGGGAAGTGATCTGCGAGCCCAGCAACCTCCACCCGCTGCGTGCCGCGTTCGACGACGCGGGCATCGAGGTGCTCGAGGAGGACAACTCGATGGTGCCCACCAACACCGTGCCCATCAGCGATGTCGCCGGTGCGAACGCCATGCTCAAGCTCGTCGATGCGCTCGACGATCATGACGACGTGCAGGACGTCTTCTCCAACGCCGACATCCCTGACGAAATTCTGGCGGAACTCTGA
- the pdxT gene encoding pyridoxal 5'-phosphate synthase glutaminase subunit PdxT, whose amino-acid sequence MSSPVVGVLALQGAFARHIETLRRVGVEATEVRTPAQLDTVDALVLPGGESSTMSKLLVTQGLLTPLADRLASGMPAFGTCAGMILLAVEVLDGIAGQASFGAIDLTVRRNGYGRQIDSFEADLDVTGVDGGPFTAVFIRAPVVTRVGPDVEVLAVARDTPVLVREGAILASSFHPELTDDDRLHRLFVDSI is encoded by the coding sequence GTGAGTTCACCAGTCGTCGGTGTGTTGGCGCTGCAAGGCGCCTTCGCCCGGCACATCGAAACGTTGCGCCGGGTCGGCGTCGAGGCCACCGAGGTCCGTACGCCGGCCCAGCTCGACACGGTCGACGCGCTCGTCCTTCCCGGCGGGGAGTCATCGACCATGTCGAAGCTGCTCGTCACCCAGGGCTTGCTCACACCGCTCGCCGATCGTCTGGCGAGCGGGATGCCGGCCTTCGGTACCTGTGCCGGGATGATCCTGCTGGCGGTCGAGGTGCTCGACGGCATCGCCGGTCAGGCGTCGTTCGGCGCCATCGACCTCACCGTTCGCCGCAACGGGTACGGCCGCCAGATCGACTCCTTCGAGGCCGACCTCGACGTCACCGGTGTCGACGGCGGTCCGTTCACCGCCGTGTTCATCCGAGCTCCGGTGGTCACTCGAGTCGGACCCGACGTCGAGGTGCTCGCCGTCGCCCGCGACACGCCGGTGCTGGTGCGCGAAGGTGCGATCCTCGCCAGCTCGTTCCACCCGGAACTCACCGACGACGACCGCTTGCACCGGCTCTTCGTCGACTCCATCTAG
- the pdxS gene encoding pyridoxal 5'-phosphate synthase lyase subunit PdxS, whose product MSESSSTNANVRVNRGLAEMLKGGVIMDVVNPEQAKIAEDAGATAVMALERVPADIRRDGGVSRMSDPEMIQGIQEVCTIPVMAKARIGHFVEAQILQALGVDYIDESEVLTPADETHHIDKFAFTVPFVCGATNLGEALRRISEGACMIRSKGEAGTGNIVEAVRHLRSITGDIRKITQADEAELFEWAKRLQAPLPLVQEIAETGKLQVPLFCAGGIATPADAALAMQLGAEAVFVGSGIFKSDDPAPRARAIVEATTNFRDADVLAKVSRGLGAPMTGIGMDDTLKFAERGW is encoded by the coding sequence ATGAGCGAGTCTTCTTCCACCAACGCAAACGTCCGAGTCAACCGTGGCCTGGCCGAGATGCTCAAGGGTGGCGTCATCATGGACGTCGTCAATCCCGAGCAGGCCAAGATCGCCGAGGATGCCGGCGCCACCGCCGTCATGGCACTCGAGCGTGTGCCGGCCGACATCCGTCGCGACGGCGGCGTGTCACGGATGAGCGACCCGGAGATGATCCAGGGGATCCAAGAGGTCTGCACCATCCCGGTCATGGCCAAGGCTCGTATCGGTCACTTCGTCGAGGCCCAGATCCTCCAGGCCCTCGGTGTCGACTACATCGACGAGTCCGAGGTCCTCACCCCGGCCGACGAGACCCACCACATCGACAAATTCGCCTTCACCGTGCCGTTCGTGTGTGGCGCCACCAACCTCGGCGAGGCCCTGCGTCGTATCTCCGAGGGCGCCTGCATGATCCGCTCGAAGGGCGAGGCCGGCACCGGCAACATCGTTGAGGCCGTTCGCCACCTCCGCAGCATCACCGGCGACATCCGCAAGATCACCCAGGCCGACGAAGCCGAGCTGTTCGAGTGGGCCAAGCGCCTGCAGGCTCCGCTGCCGCTGGTGCAGGAGATCGCCGAGACGGGCAAGCTCCAGGTTCCGCTGTTCTGTGCCGGTGGCATCGCCACGCCGGCCGACGCCGCCCTGGCCATGCAGCTCGGGGCCGAGGCCGTGTTCGTCGGCTCGGGCATCTTCAAGTCCGACGATCCGGCGCCTCGTGCCCGGGCCATCGTCGAGGCCACCACCAACTTCCGCGACGCCGACGTGTTGGCGAAGGTCAGCCGGGGCCTCGGTGCGCCGATGACCGGCATCGGCATGGACGACACGCTCAAGTTCGCCGAACGCGGCTGGTGA